A genomic stretch from Aedes albopictus strain Foshan chromosome 2, AalbF5, whole genome shotgun sequence includes:
- the LOC109419941 gene encoding zinc carboxypeptidase-like: MKCRSLVWLLLAVGVCVGEKVRFDNYRVYDVSIETDEQLKVLQYLEQFSDGYSFWDSPVQTNMNLKMVVPPHKVGDFEEMTGRLKMKNSLSVNNLQELVDNEQPKRRTREGFNWETYLTLEEMYTWFDELVAQYGDILTIESYGFSHENREMKAIKLSKNSGNPGIFLESNIHAREWITSATATWILNELLTSTDPAVQNLANNYDWYILPVINPDGFAYSKDVNRMWRKNRYPHSILCYGVDMNRNFPGHWMEGGASNNPCSDTFAGPVEGSEIETQNVMNYFLRYKDRIDLYLSFHSYGQYMLFPFGHTGADKADNYYDWMDMATAAAIALSQKFGTLYTFGTTSDVLYIASGSSPDWAHAVHNTPIAVTYEFRDKGTNGFILPADQIIPNAQEVLDSLVAFFSTGKELGYFPNRTA, encoded by the exons ATGAAGTGCAGGTCACTGGTATGGCTACTACTGGCCGTTGGCGTGTGCGTCGGCGAAAAAGTACGATTCGACAACTACCGAGTCTACGATGTGTCCATTGAGACTGATGAACAACTCAAAGTGCTACAATACTTGGAACAATTCTCGGATGGA TACTCATTCTGGGACTCTCCGGTGCAGACCAATATGAATCTCAAGATGGTCGTTCCTCCTCATAAGGTCGGAGACTTTGAAGAAATGACGGGACGGCTCAAGATGAAAAATTCCCTCTCAGTGAATAATCTGCAAGA ATTGGTTGACAACGAGCAACCTAAGCGTAGGACACGTGAAGGATTCAACTGGGAAACATACCTTACGCTGGAAGAGATGTACACCTGGTTCGATGAACTGGTTGCACAGTACGGAGATATTCTCACTATCGAGTCGTATGGATTCTCCCACGAAAATCGCGAAATGAAGGCTATCAAACTGTCCAAAAACAGCGGTAATCCAGGAATCTTCCTAGAGTCCAATATCCATGCTCGTGAGTGGATCACTTCTGCGACAGCAACTTGGATTTTGAACGAACTGCTGACTTCGACCGACCCGGCTGTTCAGAATCTTGCCAACAACTATGATTGGTACATTCTGCCAGTGATCAATCCCGATGGCTTCGCTTATTCCAAGGACGTCAACCGTATGTGGCGCAAGAACCGCTACCCTCATTCAATTCTCTGCTACGGAGTTGACATGAACAGAAACTTCCCTGGTCATTGGATGG AGGGAGGAGCTTCCAACAACCCTTGCAGCGATACCTTCGCTGGACCAGTGGAGGGCTCGGAAATTGAAACCCAGAACGTCATGAACTACTTCCTACGGTACAAGGACCGCATTGACCTATACCTATCGTTCCACTCGTACGGCCAGTACATGCTATTCCCATTCGGCCATACTGGCGCAGACAAGGCGGATAACTACTACGACTGGATGGACATGGCTACAGCGGCTGCCATTGCCCTAAGCCAGAAATTTGGAACGCTGTACACGTTCGGAACGACGTCTGATGTTCTGT ATATTGCATCCGGTTCGTCGCCGGATTGGGCACATGCCGTGCACAATACCCCGATTGCCGTAACGTATGAGTTCCGGGACAAGGGAACCAATGGGTTCATCCTGCCAGCCGATCAGATCATCCCCAACGCACAGGAGGTACTGGACTCGTTGGTTGCTTTCTTCAGCACGGGAAAGGAACTGGGATACTTTCCAAACCGCACTGCGTGA
- the LOC109419940 gene encoding zinc carboxypeptidase: MRIPCLVLVAILALVSGERVRFDNYRVYDVAIENVDQLQVMQYLEQYPDGYSFWESPVQTGMKVSVMVPPHKVEDFQDLCSRMEMKVSLKMKNVQRLVDTERPARRKREGFGWEDYHTLEEMYEWIDGLVEQYGHILSVEVIGHSYEGREVKAVKLSHNAGNPGIFLESNIHAREWITSATTTWILNQLLTSTDPAIQELAQSYNWYILPVVNPDGLHYTKETNRMWRKTRFPHSILCYGVDMNRNFPHHWMDGGASMNPCTETYAGPEPASEIETKNIMNYFTDIKDKIHFYLSFHSYGQLILLPFGYQNAQKVDRFGDWMEMAKAATTALSGRYGTQYQYGNTADVLYIASGSTRDWALGTYDVPIAASYEFRDKGNYGFILPAEQIIPNSEEVLDSLVAFLAKARELDYFKV, translated from the exons ATGAGAATACCGTGCTTGGTACTGGTGGCCATTTTGGCCCTGGTTTCTGGAGAACGCGTCCGTTTCGATAACTACAGAGTTTATGATGTTGCAATTGAAAATGTAGATCAGCTCCAGGTTATGCAATATCTGGAACAGTATCCAGATGGG TACAGCTTTTGGGAATCTCCAGTACAAACTGGTATGAAAGTAAGCGTGATGGTACCACCACATAAGGTCGAAGATTTCCAAGATCTCTGTTCACGTATGGAAATGAAAGTGTCCCTGAAAATGAAAAATGTCCAGCG GTTGGTCGATACGGAGCGGCCTGCCCGGAGAAAACGCGAAGGATTTGGCTGGGAGGACTATCACACCTTGGAAGAAATGTATGAGTGGATCGATGGATTGGTGGAACAGTATGGACACATACTCTCGGTGGAAGTGATTGGACACTCGTACGAAGGTCGAGAAGTGAAAGCGGTAAAGTTATCTCACAATGCGGGAAATCCTGGAATATTCCTGGAGTCGAATATTCATGCTCGTGAATGGATTACATCGGCTACCACGACGTGGATTTTGAACCAATTGCTAACTTCGACAGATCCGGCGATTCAGGAGCTCGCCCAGAGCTACAATTGGTACATACTGCCTGTGGTGAATCCCGATGGTCTCCACTACACTAAGGAAACGAACCGGATGTGGAGGAAAACACGATTCCCACACAGTATTCTATGCTATGGAGTTGACATGAATCGGAATTTCCCACACCATTGGATGG ATGGCGGAGCATCGATGAACCCGTGCACGGAAACTTACGCTGGCCCGGAACCAGCGTCCGAGATTGAAACGAAAAACATCATGAACTACTTCACAGATATCAAGGACAAAATCCATTTCTATCTCTCGTTCCACTCCTACGGTCAACTTATACTTCTACCGTTCGGTTATCAGAATGCCCAAAAGGTCGACCGTTTTGGCGATTGGATGGAGATGGc tAAAGCAGCTACCACTGCGTTGTCCGGACGGTATGGCACACAGTACCAGTATGGGAATACGGCGGACGTATTGT ACATTGCATCCGGATCTACGCGAGACTGGGCACTTGGAACTTATGATGTTCCAATCGCAGCATCTTACGAATTCCGTGACAAAGGAAACTATGGATTTATACTCCCTGCTGAACAGATCATTCCCAATTCTGAGGAAGTTCTGGACTCACTGGTTGCGTTTCTGGCCAAAGCACGCGAGCTGGactatttcaaagtttaa
- the LOC115255161 gene encoding uncharacterized protein LOC115255161, giving the protein MRLWIALLALVATVHSVPVKNFFYGTGPEEYVYRYVLDVRTGVLEAKKGSQYEVMADVHVRPDLTGNGTFVYLVDPKVYVYTGPVVMKGEVHGVKTGEKTFVPIANVADVITLPFYVTYDHYGMVHEVFTVAEDTQWSVNIKKGIAAVLQLPVDKVPVKKYVKPVVFSTVEESVYGSVNVTYDVETVHDYIVVTKTPDYTTFDHMPYDVYSNVEVEKVYKNYAVWNATYPEVKYVMVNDKDGVKVHEVHTDSVKTVQPSVSEGQMQYVATKQSFVFTKTVVPSSPLEFSKFPVYNPLYFVPSHKTFETYFPCLSVVPHVVDMTVVGPKVQAMLYEAVEYLSENPITNVETDTKHGLTITRIIEVFKPFTVENFEQFYTLITKTTTPKDLVAVDIFYKMLPIVGTKNSVVFIKNLVKSHKVKDFVSSTMLFSLGLNVRVPTVELLKEVEEFYHFEDEVKPEVAHAAVLTFGSLVYKTFKHDTHSPVLQQYVKVFYKKLKEAKTFEEQLVWLHGLKNIEVGTVYELLAPIVKGEQVLDLPYDRHLRVHAIYSLEKILHYDYNELFEVVYPVFVDETISTELRVAALKVLLSTEEVKYFAKIATVMQTEKNPQVYSFFVTTVEHMAESCVHKDTDFWQYVKQMEKFFKHVDSTVETKAFYYDYVDKKHFFGASVYGNLVADDKHNKVNQFFINFSPYVMDRHVDLYSVFVKFEGVENPLTMLWPKLFNVEPKTVKEPIIKHHEKEPVHVEFTLMANGKVVYTTFFDEVTIKNFYSYTYLTILTTMKHQFTTVLNLADVEVFSPTMDGIQTKTNLELPMVSQFKYDVVVPVAKNVNEVTFSVHSYFRVWMHGFYGISVYNPFAMTWQGTRRVHAFDFSVPFNFDVVFNFQQNSFKFVWTKSTNEVQNVVGFKTHVKTQVYARSDSEVDYMKSTCPECKHFLTTVVEPVYKKKDLVLYESHSKYTGLHFYLSVYDIEEMPHIKYFKTLSDVFVSDVFYEVPEMPFFKFMMSYYTWFYTHFFPPQYSTYGVVGYINPCKVYPFDKLEVTFKVNTEDVPHKFWTTPNYHQYVKVSAIFKNDHDVELNHWDMNVHFTHEYGVYFKKFNVQVTRKTPGEKNMNVCFDYVKDVETELIKGKMTYYHGYSYDHKCVKDDMVVSVGWTGSFSDMQKNFTKSPNYSYKECVKHYVEVYKPPTHKYTPIPVTYQCAEAHTTVRKYVYNVDYQHVMPVYMEMFKPVWFWVQQVFPVYYDVFAHHHVPESSFVVDVEYPLWWVEHPTVDFTITTPVESFVFEHVSYYDWFWWFQPDSVVFNRYFDVMKTTGYTTECVINPVFNYTGYHYDVSKTSVYNEWTLYAADHPTSYSWAVYVQKSEMSLVALKFVLNGHVVVVQPVVDKMFEKTGVVNYTFTVDSDIMEVMKHEVVPGVYPFKYFKVDNTVVFVIPSVSVFVVYDGHQVVIETVKSDKVQHYGQCYV; this is encoded by the exons ATGAGGCTTTGGATAGCTC TTCTTGCCCTCGTGGCAACAGTGCACTCCGTACCGGTGAAAAATTTCTTCTATGGAACCGGTCCCGAAGAGTACGTCTATCGTTATGTGCTAGATGTTAGAACTGGCGTGCTGGAAGCTAAGAAAGGCTCGCAGTATGAAGTGATGGCAGATGTGCATGTTCGACCAG ATCTCACTGGAAATGGCACATTTGTGTATCTGGTTGACCCTAAGGTATACGTATATACTGGACCCGTCGTAATGAAAGGTGAAGTCCATGGAGTGAAAACAGGAGAAAAAACTTTTGTTCCCATCGCCAACGTGGCTGATGTTATCACCTTGCCTTTCTACGTAACGTATGATCATTACGGAATGGTCCACGAGGTGTTCACCGTTGCAGAGGACACTCAATGGAGTGTCAACATCAAGAAAGGAATTGCAGCTGTACTTCAGCTTCCAGTTGACAAAGTTCCAGTAAAGAAATATGTGAAACCTGTCGTATTTTCCACCGTGGAAGAAAGTGTCTATGGTTCGGTGAATGTAACCTATGATGTGGAGACCGTTCATGATTACATTGTAGTGACCAAGACTCCTGATTACACGACCTTCGATCACATGCCTTACGATGTCTACAGCAACGTTGAAGTGGAGAAAGTGTACAAAAACTATGCTGTCTGGAACGCAACTTACCCGGAAGTGAAATATGTAATGGTTAACGACAAAGATGGCGTTAAGGTCCACGAAGTACACACCGATAGCGTTAAAACTGTGCAGCCATCGGTATCCGAAGGACAAATGCAGTATGTCGCCACAAAGCAATCATTTGTATTCACCAAAACTGTGGTTCCGTCCTCGCCTTTGGAGTTCTCTAAATTCCCG GTTTATAATCCACTATACTTTGTTCCATCGCATAAAACCTTCGAAACCTATTTCCCCTGCTTATCGGTTGTTCCTCATGTAGTCGACATGACTGTCGTTGGTCCAAAAGTGCAAGCTATGCTTTATGAAGCTGTCGAATATCTAAGC GAAAACCCGATTACTAACGTGGAAACTGATACGAAGCATGGCCTCACAATTACCAGGATTATTGAAGTCTTCAAACCATTCACCGTCGAAAACTTTGAACAATTCTACACATTAATAACCAAAACAACAACGCCGAAAGACCTTGTCGCAGTTGATATATTCTACAAGATGTTGCCCATCGTCGGCACCAAAAACTCAGTGGTTTTCATAAAGAATCTGGTGAAGAGCCACAAAGTGAAGGACTTTGTTTCTTCCACCATGCTCTTCTCGTTGGGCCTGAATGTGCGAGTTCCAACTGTGGAGCTACTGAAAGAAGTCGAAGAATTTTACCATTTTGAAGATGAGGTTAAACCAGAGGTCGCCCATGCCGCAGTCCTGACCTTCGGATCGCTCGTGTATAAGACCTTCAAACACGATACACACTCACCAGTGTTACAGCAGTACGTCAAAGTATTCTACAAAAAGTTGAAGGAAGCCAAGACCTTTGAAGAACAGTTGGTATGGTTGCATGGCCTGAAGAATATTGAAGTAGGAACCGTCTACGAACTACTTGCTCCCATTGTGAAAGGTGAACAGGTCTTGGATCTGCCATACGACCGCCATCTGCGAGTTCATGCCATTTACTCGCTGGAGAAGATTCTACATTACGACTACAACGAGCTGTTCGAGGTAGTCTATCCCGTATTTGTGGATGAGACTATTTCTACCGAACTTCGCGTCGCTGCATTGAAGGTCCTGCTATCTACAGAAGAAGTAAAATACTTTGCCAAGATTGCAACCGTCATGCAAACGGAAAAGAACCCACAAGTATACTCGTTCTTCGTAACCACTGTCGAACACATGGCGGAATCGTGCGTTCATAAAGATACTGACTTCTGGCAGTACGTTAAGCAGATGGAGAAGTTCTTCAAGCACGTTGATTCTACTGTTGAAACGAAAGCTTTCTACTACGATTATGTCGACAAGAAACACTTCTTCGGTGCGTCGGTCTACGGAAACCTTGTGGCCGATGATAAGCACAACAAAGTCAACCAATTCTTCATCAATTTCAGTCCTTACGTGATGGATCGACATGTGGACCTGTACTCCGTGTTTGTGAAGTTCGAGGGAGTCGAAAATCCACTAACTATGCTGTGGCCTAAGCTGTTCAATGTTGAACCCAAAACGGTGAAGGAACCAATCATCAAGCACCACGAAAAGGAACCAGTTCATGTGGAATTCACTTTGATGGCCAATGGAAAGGTTGTGTACACCACGTTCTTTGACGAAGTTACCATCAAGAACTTCTATAGCTACACTTATCTGACTATTTTAACAACGATGAAGCATCAGTTCACCACTGTTTTGAATCTTGCTGATGTGGAGGTATTCTCTCCGACCATGGATGGAATACAAACTAAAACGAATTTAGAGCTGCCTATGGTATCGCAATTCAAATATGATGTAGTAGTACCAGTCGCCAAGAATGTGAATGAAGTGACATTCTCTGTCCATAGCTACTTCCGTGTCTGGATGCACGGTTTCTACGGTATCTCTGTCTATAATCCATTTGCTATGACCTGGCAAGGAACTCGTCGGGTGCATGCATTCGACTTCAGCGTACCGTTCAACTTCGACGTAGTCTTTAACTTCCAGCAAAACTCATTCAAGTTCGTATGGACCAAGAGCACCAATGAAGTTCAAAACGTAGTCGGTTTCAAGACCCACGTCAAGACTCAAGTGTATGCCAGATCTGATTCCGAAGTGGACTACATGAAATCTACCTGCCCGGAGTGCAAACACTTCTTGACGACGGTCGTTGAGCCGGTGTACAAGAAAAAAGACCTTGTATTATACGAGAGTCACTCCAAATACACGGGTCTTCATTTCTACCTCTCCGTGTACGATATTGAAGAGATGCCTCACATCAAGTACTTCAAAACCCTTTCCGATGTGTTCGTTAGTGATGTTTTCTACGAAGTTCCTGAAATGCCATTCTTCAAATTCATGATGAGTTATTACACGTGGTTCTACACTCACTTCTTCCCACCGCAATATTCAACCTACGGAGTCGTTGGCTATATCAATCCCTGCAAGGTCTATCCGTTCGATAAACTCGAGGTTACCTTCAAGGTAAACACTGAAGATGTTCCACATAAATTCTGGACCACTCCCAACTATCATCAATACGTGAAAGTGTCGGCCATCTTCAAGAACGATCATGACGTCGAACTTAACCACTGGGATATGAATGTCCATTTCACTCATGAGTATGGAGtctatttcaaaaaattcaatgTACAAGTCACCCGGAAAACTCCCGGTGAAAAGAATATGAATGTCTGCTTCGATTATGTGAAGGATGTTGAAACGGAGCTGATCAAGGGCAAGATGACCTACTACCATGGCTACTCGTACGATCACAAATGTGTGAAAGACGACATGGTGGTTTCAGTCGGATGGACTGGAAGCTTCTCGGATATGCAGAAGAACTTCACGAAGAGCCCTAACTATTCCTACAAGGAATGCGTGAAACATTACGTTGAAGTGTACAAACCACCAACGCACAAATACACTCCAATTCCTGTGACATACCAGTGCGCTGAAGCCCACACCACTGTTCGCAAGTACGTGTACAACGTAGACTACCAGCACGTGATGCCGGTGTACATGGAAATGTTCAAACCAGTGTGGTTCTGGGTGCAGCAGGTGTTCCCCGTTTATTACGACGTCTTTGCACACCATCACGTGCCGGAAAGTAGTTTTGTCGTCGATGTGGAGTATCCTTTGTGGTGGGTAGAACACCCGACGGTCGATTTTACCATCACCACACCGGTAGAAAGTTTCGTATTTGAGCACGTGTCGTACTACGACTGGTTCTGGTGGTTCCAACCGGATAGCGTCGTTTTCAACAG ATACTTCGACGTGATGAAAACTACCGGTTACACTACGGAATGTGTGATTAACCCAGTGTTCAATTATACTGGCTACCATTACGACGTCAGCAAGACTTCGGTTTACAATGAGTGGACTCTGTATGCTGCTGATCATCCCACGAGCTACAGTTGGGCCGTCTACGTTCAGAAATCGGAAATGAGCTTAGTC GCCCTGAAGTTCGTGCTGAACGGTCACGTGGTAGTGGTGCAACCTGTCGTTGACAAGATGTTCGAAAAGACGGGAGTTGTGAATTACACATTCACGGTCGACAGTGACATCATGGAAGTTATGAAACACGAAGTTGTTCCAGGAGTGTATCCATTCAAATACTTCAAGGTGGATAACACCGTTGTGTTTGTGATTCCAAGCGTTTCCGTTTTCGTTGTCTACGACGGACATCAGGTAGTAATTGAAACTGTCAAGAGTGATAAAGTGCAGCATTACGGTCAGTGCTACGTTTAA